DNA from Amorphoplanes friuliensis DSM 7358:
TGCGCGAGGCCGAGGCGTTCCGCCAGTCCGGTTCCAGCCTGGTCGGCAAGACGATCGTGATCGACCCCGGCCACGGCGGCGCGGAGGACCTCGGTGTGGTCGTGCCCGACGGGCAGCTGCGCTGGACCGAGGCCGACCTGTCGTTCGACATCGCGACGCGGCTCGAGGGCCGGCTGCTCGCCGCCGGCATGCGCGTCCACCTGACCCGCGGCCCGTCGCCGGCCCAGCCGATGACCGGCCAGGAACGTGCGGCACTGGCCAACAGCCTCGGCGCCGACCTCCTGATCTCCCTGCACCTCGACGGCCAGGAGTCACCGGCCGCCGACGGCGTGGCGAGCTACCACTACGGCACCGGCAACGGCCTCACCTCGACGGTGGGGGAGCGGCTGGCCAACCTCGTCCAGCGCGAGATCGTCGTGCGGACGGGCATGCGGGACTGCCGCATCCACTCCAAGACGTGGGAGCTGCTGCGCCTGACGCGCATGCCCGCCGTACGCGTGGACCTGGGTTATCTGACCTCGCCCGTCGACCGGGAGCGGCTGATCGATCCGTCCTTCCGCGAACAGATCGTCGAGGCGATCCTGGCGGCGGTGCAGCGGATGTACTTCCCCGTCGAGGCGGACGTGCCGACGGGCTCGATCGACGTGCGGCAGCTGCGCCTGGCTCTGGCCTCGCGCAACGCCTGACCTTCAAGCTCGGTGAACGGCGGCCCTTCGGGGCCGCCGTTTCCGTTCCGGCCGAAATGCCGCCGCCAGGTGCCGGCGTGCTGGCTTCGGCCGGCGAGGTGCCGGCGTGTCGGCTTCGATCGGCGAGCTGCCGGCGGCTCAGCTTTCGGTGGAGGTGGTGGCCGGCACCGGGCGGACCGGGCGCAGCAGCGTCTCGGGGCTCATCGAGCCGAGGAGTTTCTCCAGCGCGTATTCGACGTCCGACTTCCAGGACAGCGCGGTGCGCAGCTCCAGCCGGAGCCGCGGGTAGCGCGGGTGCGGGCGGACTGTCTTGAAGCCGACCGACAGGAAGAAGTCGACCGGGGCGACGCAGCCCTCCTCGCCCTCACCGGCCTCGCCGAACTTCGCGTCACCGAACGCCTCGATGGCCTTCACGCCGCGCTTGGTGAGATCACGGGCCACACCCTGCACCAGCATCCGGCCCAGACCGCCGCCCGCGAACGCCGCCACGACGTGCGCGGTCATCAGCAGCGCCGCGTCGGCCGAGACCGGGGACGTGGGGAACGCCATGGACCGCGGGACGTACGCGGGTGGGGCGTACATGACAAAGCCGGCCGGCATGCCGTCGACGTAGGCGAGCTTTCCGCAGGACCCCCACTCGAGGAGGGTCTGTGACACCCAGGCTTCCTTTTCGAGCCCAGGATCGCCGGAGGCGCACGCGCGCTCGGCGGACACCGGGTCGAGCTCCCAGTAGACGCACTGGCGGCAGGGCCGGGGCAGGTCTTCGAGCGTGTCGAGGGTCAGATTGACCAGGCGTCGCGACATGCGGGACCCCTTGAAAGATCGGTGATTTGTCCGGACTCGAAGCACGGTCCTGTTCACGTGCCGTCCGCGCCCCCGCAGGGATACTACGCCGCAATGGCCTTGAACGGGAGCGCATCGGTGCTTATCCCCGGGCGCGGGCATGCATCTGACGTTTAGCATGGACGCCGATGTGACCAGCCAACTTTCGAGGTGAAGCCGCTATGACCGGCACTACTCAAGACGATTACACCGATCGGTACGCGCGGCGTGTCCGCGGGATGACCACGTCCGAGATCCGCGCTCTCTTCGCCGTCGCCAGCCGTCCCGAGGTGGTCTCACTGGCCGGCGGATCGCCGTACATCGCGGCGCTTCCCCTGGACGCGGTCGGCGAGATGATGGGCCGCCTGGCGTCCGAGCTCGGCACGACCAGCCTTCAGTACGGCATCGGCCAGGGCACGATCGAACTCCGCGAACGCATCTGCGAGGTCATGAGCCTTTCCGGCATCGACGGCGCCTCGCCCGACGACGTCGTGGTGACCGTCGGCGGCCAGCAAGGGCTCGACCTGGTGGCACGGCTGTTCCTGGACCCGGGTGACGTGGTGCTCGCCGAGGGGCCGACCTACGTCGGCGCACTCGGCGTGTTCCAGGCCGCCCAGGCACAGGTGCGGCACGTGGCCATGGACGCAGACGGGCTCATCCCGGCAGCACTCGAGGCGGCCATAGCTGCAGCGGCGGGGCGGGTGAAGTTCCTCTACACGATCCCGACGTACCAGAACCCGGCCGGTGTCACCCTCTCCGATGCACGCCGCGACGAGATCCTGGCCATCTGCGAACGGCACGGACTGCTGATCGTCGAGGACGACCCGTACGGGATGCTCGGTTTTGAGGGTGAGGCGCCGCGGCCGCTGCGTGCCCGCAAACGCGAGGGGATCATCTACGTCAGCACGTTCTCCAAGACCTTCGCGCCGGGCCTGCGGGTCGGGTGGGTCCTGGCCCCTCATGCCGTCCGCGAAAAGCTGGTGATGGCCAGCGAGGCGAACATCCTGTGCCCGAGCGCGTTCGCCCAGGGCGCCGTCACGCAATATCTGACGACCATGCCGTGGCGCGAGCAGATCAAGTCCTACCGCGAGATCTACCGCGAACGCCGGGACGCCCTCCTCGACAGCCTCCGCGACCTGATGCCCGCCGGCACCACGTGGACCGAGCCGAAGGGCGGCCTGTTCGTGTGGGCCACCCTCCCCGAAGGCCTCGACTCGAAGGCGATGATGCCGCGCGCCATCGCCGCCCGCGTCGCCTACGTGCCCGGCACCGGCTTCTACGCCGACGGGACAGGCACCGGGAACATCCGGCTGAACTTCTCGTTCCCGCCGCCGGAACGCATTCGTGAGGGCGTACGCAGGCTGGCCGGGGTGATGGAGCAGGAGCTGGCCCTGCGCGCGGTTTTCGGACCGACCGCGGCCCCTCGCCGTCGTGGGCACGCCGGTGCCGACACTCCCGGCCCCGACTTGGCATGATCACCGCCATGGGTACGCCTTCCGAAACGCACGTCCTCGTCCTCGCCGGCGGCCTGTCCTACGAACGCGACGTGTCACTGCGCTCGGGCCGCCGCGTGCTGGACGCCCTCCGCGCCACCGGCCTGTCGGCCGAGATGCGCGACGCGGACGTGTCGCTGCTGCCGACCCTCGAGGAAGACCCGCCGGACGCGGTCGTGATCGCCCTGCACGGCGCAACCGGCGAGGACGGTTCGCTGCGCGGGGTCCTCGACCTCTGCGGCATCCCGTACGTGGGCAGCGGCGCACGCGCCTCACGACTCGCCTGGGACAAACCGTCGGCGAAGGCGATGCTCCGCGAGGCCGGAATCCCGACACCGGACTGGGTGGCGCTGCCCCACGACCGCTTCTCGGAGTTGGGGGCGGTTGCCGTGCTCGACCGCATCGTCTCGCGGCTGGGGTTGCCGTTG
Protein-coding regions in this window:
- a CDS encoding N-acetylmuramoyl-L-alanine amidase; its protein translation is MRSIRRGDTGPAVEEIQSILVGLELLPAPGETFDQATENAVRAFQQSRGIGVDGMVGPETWQALDGARWKLGARTLYHSVPTSLVGEDVRALQERLLEMGFDSGRADGIYGPRTARAVAQFQREVGLTPDGSCGPQTMKGLRRLGRKVVGGRPQWLREAEAFRQSGSSLVGKTIVIDPGHGGAEDLGVVVPDGQLRWTEADLSFDIATRLEGRLLAAGMRVHLTRGPSPAQPMTGQERAALANSLGADLLISLHLDGQESPAADGVASYHYGTGNGLTSTVGERLANLVQREIVVRTGMRDCRIHSKTWELLRLTRMPAVRVDLGYLTSPVDRERLIDPSFREQIVEAILAAVQRMYFPVEADVPTGSIDVRQLRLALASRNA
- a CDS encoding PLP-dependent aminotransferase family protein, producing the protein MTGTTQDDYTDRYARRVRGMTTSEIRALFAVASRPEVVSLAGGSPYIAALPLDAVGEMMGRLASELGTTSLQYGIGQGTIELRERICEVMSLSGIDGASPDDVVVTVGGQQGLDLVARLFLDPGDVVLAEGPTYVGALGVFQAAQAQVRHVAMDADGLIPAALEAAIAAAAGRVKFLYTIPTYQNPAGVTLSDARRDEILAICERHGLLIVEDDPYGMLGFEGEAPRPLRARKREGIIYVSTFSKTFAPGLRVGWVLAPHAVREKLVMASEANILCPSAFAQGAVTQYLTTMPWREQIKSYREIYRERRDALLDSLRDLMPAGTTWTEPKGGLFVWATLPEGLDSKAMMPRAIAARVAYVPGTGFYADGTGTGNIRLNFSFPPPERIREGVRRLAGVMEQELALRAVFGPTAAPRRRGHAGADTPGPDLA